The genomic interval CTTCCCAATTTCTGGCGGGACGAAATTTGACTTTTGCCTGTGATTCTGTTATAATAGAGGAAGAAAATAAGGAGGTTCTGGAGTCTCAACTTGTAACCACATCTTGAAGCCAGGACATAAATAAAAAAAATTACAGTATATGCACCATAATATTTCTATCGTAAGAGGAATAGAAATGATTTGTGATAATTGTGGAAAACAAGATGTGCATATCCGCAGAGTTGCCAGGACATATGGCAAGGGTAGGGACATTTTTGTAATAGAAAATGTTCCTATTGTAATTTGTCTGCACTGCGGAGAAAGTTATCTTGAGGCCGAAACACTGCATGAAATTGAACATATTAAGTTGCACAAAAAGAGTTTTGCAGTTAAGCGTTCGGTTTCTGTTATCAATTTTGCTTAAAGAAAATAATCGTGCATTTCACATAACACCAGGTTTTGCGACGCTCCAAATTATTTAGATTAAGAATTGAGGTCGCTCCATGCCGTCCGTTTTATTATTGAGATTAAACTGAAATAGGTGTGCGGCACGACACGAAGCCTAACCGATACTCGGTCATCGGCTACACCCAAGTTCCCACTTTGTGGAAACTTTGTATGTCCGCATCTCGTCATACGCTTATTGGTCGCCTAAAAAAGGAAATAAGGTATGAAAAAATTATCCGACATTGAAATTAAAAAATTTATGTTATAATTGATAATTATTACAAGAAATTTTAAGAAACATATGGAGTCAAACTCCTTACCTATTGACAGTTAAATGACGGGTCGGGGAGTTTCCCGACTCATTATTCTGAGAAGCGGAGCAACGAAGGATCTCATGAGATTCTTCAGCCCTTTAGGCTTCAGGATGAGCCCTCAGAAGAAAATAGAGGAAAAAAACTCCCCGAGGGCTCAGTTAAATCTCATATTGATATACTGTAAACAGCAATTTTTAAACTTAAAATTCTTATAACAAAAGGTGGTATGGATAATGAGATAAAAGATATGTTTAAAACAAAACAGTCTTTACAAAAAGAAAAATGGGAAGAAATATTTGAAAAGGCAAAGTCATCTGCACTAAAAAATAATTATAGATATGCCCTGCATATGCTTGATGAGGTTGTTCAGTTAAAACCTGATTTGTATGAGGCACATATGCTTATGCGTGTCTGTGAAAGAAGAAAAACAGATGCGAACCCTCCCTCAATCGTAAGTAAAATTATAAGAATGATAAAGATCCCAAAGATAATATCATCAGGAACAGTTGCACTAAACCAGAACAAACCCCTCGTTGCAATCAAAATTACTGAAAAGGCACTTCATAGCAACCCCTATAACCCCAGGCTTCTTTCACTTCTGGCAGAAGCAATGCTAAGAGCAGGTATGATAGAGTCTGCAATAGGCACCTATGAAAGTATATTAGAGTTTAACAAAAAAAATACAAAGGTAATGAAAAAACTTGGAGA from bacterium Unc6 carries:
- a CDS encoding YgiT-type zinc finger domain-containing protein, encoding MICDNCGKQDVHIRRVARTYGKGRDIFVIENVPIVICLHCGESYLEAETLHEIEHIKLHKKSFAVKRSVSVINFA